The Flavobacterium faecale genomic sequence GCTTGCAAATGCTGTCTCCCTTTTGAGAGATAAGCTTTGAAAGTTATTTCCTTTTTCTCCATATCCACATTTTTCTCCATATGAATCCCTTCTATATCTAATATTGCTTTTTTAATGTCAAGCTTTACTCCTGCAGGTTTTGCCTCGTACCAAGGAGAATCTTTTCCCAAGGCAGGAACTACACTATTAAATCCAAGCCCAGATTCGCTTGGCCACCTTCGCAGTGCTATTTCATACTCCCCTTCACGCTGCACATCGATCATCCAAAATCCGGTCCCTAGAGAAGGCACTTTGGTAATATAAGGATCTCGAATGTAACTTTGTTCCCAAGTAACGGGAGCATCTGTATGCAGATCGTGAGCGGTAATAATCGTTTCTTTGCGGTTTGGAGCACCAACTTTATAGGCTTCATAATGTCCAAAATCAGTAGAAGTATACGCCCACCAATTTTCGTAAGCTGTTCTCATGTCTTTGACTTTTTCAGGATAATTGCTAGCAATATTTTTTTCTTGTCCAGGGTCTTTGCTTAAATCATACAACTCTTTACCGTTAATCAAACGCCAACTTTCATCCATTACCGAACATTGTCTCCATTTTTCAGGTTGCTGAACACGGTTATTGTCCACTACGCAATACCGTTTTGGCCAATCTTTTACCTCCTGCCTCATTAATGGCGATAAATCGCGTCCGTCACGTCCTGTATCAGGATGATTATTTATACCGCACAAACTGACCAAAGTGGGAAGAATATCATAGTTCATTGCCAATTGATTAATATCACGACCGCCTTCTATTTTTCCATCTTTCCAACGGATAAAGAATGGAACACGATGACCTCCTTCGTATTGAGATCCTTTATATCCTCTCATCCCTGCATTATGAGGATACTTGCTCTTGCCGTCTTTTGTAAGCTGAAAAGCAGCCCCATTATCTGTAGTAAAAATCAAAATTGTATTGTCTTTAATACCTAACTTTTCAAGCTTTTTTCTAATATCGCCATGTTATCGTCTATGTTGGTAATCATACCATAATAGGCCTTTTGCATTTCGTTTAGCTCCTTGTCATTTTTATAAAGATTATAATATTTTTCAGGAACATTAAGCGGACCGTGAGGTGCATTAGTAGACAGGTAAACAAAAAAAGGTTCGTCTTTTTTGCTTTCGATAAAATCTATAGCATTCGAAAAAAATACATCTGTACAATATCCTGTATATTTTTGTGGAATTCCATTATGCCAATACGTATCATCAAAATAATCGTTGTCCCAGTAATCGGGTGTTTGACCAACTCCTCCTCCACCAAGTGCCACCGTTTCGTCAAATCCACGGTCTTCTGGGCGATACGGATATTCATCTCCCAAATGCCATTTTCCAAACATACCAGTTGCATAGCCATTTTGTTTAAAAACTTGTGGCATAATCGTAAACTTCTCTCTCATGATGCTACACCCTCCAATGGTATGCCATACACCCGCACGATTTCCTTCTGCTCCACTCATCAAACCTGATCGACTAGGAGCACAAGTAGTTCCTGCATGATAATTGGTTAAACTCACCCCTTCATTAGACAATTTATCCATCTGCGGCGTTTTGATAATTCTGTTGCCATTGGCTCCAACATCACCGTATCCTTGATCGTCGGTAATAATTAAAATTACATTTGGAGGCCTTTTATCAGCTGCTTTTACAACAGTTCCTAGTGTTAGGAAAGCAAGAGCCATAATAGACGTAAATCGTTTCATTTTTATCATCATCATACTATTTTATTTATATATTTTTTTAAAATTAATCGTTCCAATGATCCTTGATAATCTTTTGGATGTTAGGATAAGCTCCATCTTCCTCATTTAAATCTTTACGCTTTTGCGCTAATTCTTTCTTTAACTGCTTTATAACAGCTGCGCATTTAGGATCACCATATCTATTATCCATTTCATAAGGATCTTTTTTTAGGTCATAAAATTCCCAAGCCACTGGTGTTTTGAAAGCAGGTAGAAAATTTTTATTTTTCCCTTGCCAGTTTACAAGATCCTCTCTGTAAGGTGCTCCATAGAAAAATATAAGTTTGTATTGTTTTGTTCGAATACCAAAATGTGCTGGATTATTATGTAGATGCGCCATATGCATCCAGTAACGATAATAAGATGATTGTTGCCAGCCTTTAGGCTCTTTGCCAGCCTTTAAAATTTCCGCAAAACTATTTCCCTGCATGTAGTTAGGAGTTTTTCCTCCTGCTAATTCTAAAATCGTTGGCGCAAAATCAGCATTATTTATTATCGCATCTGTTTTTACTCCGGCTTTAATCATTTTAGGATAACGGACCAAAAAAGGCATATGTAAGGACTCCTCATACATCCAACGCTTATCCATATAATCGTGCTCTCCTAACATAAAACCTTGATCTCCAGTATATATGATAATAGTATTATCCATCAAACCTTCTTTTTCTAAGTAATCAAAAATTCTTTTTACATTATCATCAACCCCTTTTACACATCGCAAATAGCGTTTTAGGTATTCCTGATAGGCTTGTCGTTTATAATCATCATCCGAAAGATTAGGATCTATATTCATATGAACTCCCATATTTCGCACTACATTACGTCTCCCAATCGACGAGCCAATGGTATCCATCAAAGAGTTGTTATACCCCTTAGTCCCTACCGATCCATTATTTTTGTTATCCCACAAACTCGCTGGCTCTGGAATGGTTACATTTTCTAAATATTGAGCATAACGTGGAGCGAACTCAAACATATCATGCGGTGCCTTAAAATGATGTAATAATAAGAAAGGCTTGTTCTTATCTCGTTTGTTTTTCAACCAATCAAGAGTAGCATCGGTAACCACATCAGAAGAATGTCCTTCATATTTTTTACCTGGAAATGTTCCTGTTTCTTTGTAGGGACGGTAATTTTTCACCGAATCTGTGGCCCCTTTTTCTATCATCACCGGATTAAAATATTCTCCTTGTCCATAAAATACTTTGAAATAATCAAAAGCATCTGGGTTTTCTTTTAAATGCCATTTACCAAAAATAGCTGTCTGATACCCTAATTTATGCATCTCTATTGGTAAGTACTGACGGTCGGCAGGAAGACTACCATCTAAATCAAGTACCCCATTGGCTTGACTGTATTGACCAGTCATTATGGAAGCTCTTGAAGGAGTACATATTCCGTTGGTGCAAAATGCATTTTTAAAAAGTATTCCTTCCTTGGCTAAGCGATCGATAGTAGGCGTTGGATTTAATTTTGCCAAACGACTTCCGTAGGCTCCAATTGCTTGCGTGGTATGATCATCTGCCATTATATACAAAATATTAGGCTTGTC encodes the following:
- a CDS encoding sulfatase family protein, whose amino-acid sequence is MGLLPLLSFSQQIKKTTKSDKPNILYIMADDHTTQAIGAYGSRLAKLNPTPTIDRLAKEGILFKNAFCTNGICTPSRASIMTGQYSQANGVLDLDGSLPADRQYLPIEMHKLGYQTAIFGKWHLKENPDAFDYFKVFYGQGEYFNPVMIEKGATDSVKNYRPYKETGTFPGKKYEGHSSDVVTDATLDWLKNKRDKNKPFLLLHHFKAPHDMFEFAPRYAQYLENVTIPEPASLWDNKNNGSVGTKGYNNSLMDTIGSSIGRRNVVRNMGVHMNIDPNLSDDDYKRQAYQEYLKRYLRCVKGVDDNVKRIFDYLEKEGLMDNTIIIYTGDQGFMLGEHDYMDKRWMYEESLHMPFLVRYPKMIKAGVKTDAIINNADFAPTILELAGGKTPNYMQGNSFAEILKAGKEPKGWQQSSYYRYWMHMAHLHNNPAHFGIRTKQYKLIFFYGAPYREDLVNWQGKNKNFLPAFKTPVAWEFYDLKKDPYEMDNRYGDPKCAAVIKQLKKELAQKRKDLNEEDGAYPNIQKIIKDHWND